In one window of Photorhabdus laumondii subsp. laumondii DNA:
- the folB gene encoding bifunctional dihydroneopterin aldolase/7,8-dihydroneopterin epimerase, whose protein sequence is MDIVFIEELVVVTTIGVYDWEQTIKQKLVFDIEMGWDNKRASSSDDVEYCLDYAKVSEAIINHVENQNFALVERVAEEVADLLLKRFNSPWVRIKVSKPGAVAQARQVGVIIERKK, encoded by the coding sequence ATGGATATCGTATTTATTGAGGAGTTAGTCGTTGTTACCACAATTGGTGTTTACGACTGGGAACAGACCATTAAACAGAAGTTAGTGTTCGATATCGAAATGGGATGGGATAATAAACGTGCATCATCCAGTGATGATGTCGAATATTGTCTGGATTATGCCAAAGTTAGCGAAGCGATCATCAATCATGTAGAAAATCAGAATTTTGCTCTGGTTGAAAGAGTGGCTGAAGAGGTAGCGGATCTGCTGTTAAAACGTTTTAATTCGCCGTGGGTACGGATAAAAGTGAGTAAACCGGGTGCTGTCGCGCAGGCTCGTCAAGTTGGTGTTATTATTGAAAGAAAAAAATAA
- the plsY gene encoding glycerol-3-phosphate 1-O-acyltransferase PlsY, protein MSAIALGMIIFAYLCGSISSAILICRLAGLPDPRQHGSGNPGATNVLRIGGRSTAAIVLICDVLKGMIPVWLAYQLYVPPFYLGITAIAACLGHIYPIFFQFKGGKGVATAFGAIAAIGWDLTGLMMGTWLLTILLSGYSSLGAIVSALIAPFYVWWFKPEFTFPVAMLCCLVLLRHHDNIQRLWRGQENRLWNKLKKKKEMTEKEKKRTEKEQRKED, encoded by the coding sequence ATGAGTGCTATCGCGCTTGGCATGATCATCTTCGCGTATCTTTGCGGTTCAATTTCCAGCGCAATACTTATTTGTCGCCTGGCTGGGCTACCTGATCCTCGTCAACATGGCTCAGGCAACCCAGGCGCGACAAATGTATTGCGAATTGGTGGCCGCAGTACTGCGGCAATAGTACTAATTTGTGATGTTCTAAAAGGGATGATCCCCGTCTGGTTGGCTTATCAACTCTATGTTCCCCCTTTCTATTTAGGAATTACAGCAATCGCTGCTTGTCTCGGCCATATTTACCCGATCTTTTTCCAATTTAAAGGCGGTAAGGGTGTCGCAACTGCTTTTGGTGCTATTGCGGCAATTGGTTGGGATCTGACAGGTTTGATGATGGGTACTTGGCTGCTGACCATATTATTGAGCGGCTATTCTTCTTTAGGGGCCATTGTCAGTGCCTTGATAGCACCATTCTATGTCTGGTGGTTTAAACCCGAATTTACTTTCCCCGTAGCCATGCTCTGCTGTCTGGTGTTACTACGTCACCATGATAATATCCAGCGTCTGTGGCGCGGCCAAGAAAATCGTCTCTGGAACAAGCTAAAAAAGAAAAAAGAGATGACCGAAAAAGAAAAAAAACGAACAGAAAAAGAGCAAAGAAAAGAAGATTAA
- the tsaD gene encoding tRNA (adenosine(37)-N6)-threonylcarbamoyltransferase complex transferase subunit TsaD: protein MRVLGIETSCDETGIAIYDDEAGLLANQLYSQIKLHADYGGVVPELASRDHIRKTVPLIQAALKEAGLTCKDIDAVAYTAGPGLVGALLVGATIGRSLAFAWDVPAIPVHHMEGHLLAPMLEDNSPEFPFVALLVSGGHTQLISVTGIGKYELLGESIDDAAGEAFDKTAKLLGLDYPGGPVLSRMAQKGEVGRFVFPRPMTDRPGLDFSFSGLKTFASNTIHNNSDDEQTRADIARAFEDAVVDTLAIKCKRALEQTGFKRLVMAGGVSANRALRIKMEEVMAKLGGEVFYARPEFCTDNGAMIALAGMIRLKGEVNDSLGVIVKARWPLSELPPL, encoded by the coding sequence ATGCGAGTTTTAGGTATAGAAACGTCCTGCGATGAAACCGGAATCGCAATTTATGACGACGAAGCCGGTTTATTGGCAAATCAATTATACAGTCAGATTAAACTGCATGCTGATTACGGTGGTGTCGTGCCTGAATTGGCTTCACGTGACCATATCCGCAAAACAGTGCCCTTAATTCAAGCTGCTTTGAAAGAAGCAGGATTAACCTGTAAAGATATTGATGCGGTGGCTTATACAGCAGGTCCTGGTCTGGTTGGTGCATTGTTGGTGGGGGCGACGATTGGCCGTTCTCTGGCGTTTGCTTGGGATGTTCCTGCGATTCCTGTTCATCATATGGAAGGGCATTTACTCGCTCCAATGCTGGAAGATAACAGTCCTGAGTTCCCGTTTGTAGCTTTGCTGGTGTCTGGTGGTCATACACAGCTTATTAGTGTGACGGGTATCGGTAAATATGAGCTACTTGGTGAATCAATAGATGATGCCGCTGGTGAAGCGTTTGATAAAACAGCTAAGTTACTGGGATTGGATTATCCAGGAGGGCCGGTACTCTCCAGAATGGCTCAGAAAGGAGAAGTTGGGCGTTTTGTATTTCCTCGCCCGATGACAGATCGTCCTGGGTTGGATTTCAGTTTTTCAGGATTGAAAACTTTTGCGTCTAATACTATTCATAACAACAGCGATGATGAGCAGACCAGAGCGGATATTGCCCGCGCTTTTGAAGACGCAGTGGTTGATACATTAGCGATTAAATGTAAGAGAGCGCTTGAGCAGACCGGGTTCAAGCGACTAGTGATGGCTGGTGGTGTCAGCGCCAACCGGGCATTGCGGATTAAAATGGAAGAGGTCATGGCAAAATTGGGTGGCGAAGTATTTTATGCGCGCCCTGAATTCTGTACAGATAACGGTGCCATGATTGCGCTTGCCGGCATGATCCGCCTAAAAGGAGAGGTGAATGACTCACTTGGCGTGATAGTCAAAGCCCGCTGGCCATTGTCGGAATTACCTCCATTATAA